TTCAAGTAGCTCTTTTGCAATTGCTAGGCCCTCTTTTGTTGCTGATTCTTTATCGTTACCACATGCCGCCATACGTGCTAATACTTCGTCAGACAGCTTAATACCCGGTACTTCATGATGTAAAAATTCGGCACTTCGGGATGATGTCAGGGGCATAATCCCAATATAAATCGGCGTTTCTAAATGCTTTGTTGCCTCATAGATTTCGATAATTTTTTCTTTTGTATAGACCGGCTGCGAAATGAAATAATCTGCACCATGCTCAATTTTTTTCTCTAAGCGCTGAACTGCACGGTCTAACACACGAACATTTGGATTAAATGCCGCTGCTACAGAAAAATTCGCTTGTTTTCGTAAAGATTTCCCGGTAAATGATCCACCTTCATTTAGTTGCTTAATCAGTGAAATGAGCTCCATTGACGACACATCGTACACACTTGTTGCCCCTGGGAAATCCCCTACCTTTGTTGGGTCACCTGTTACAACTAAAATGTCATGTAACTCTAACGCATCGAGTCCCATTAAATGTGACTGGAGACCAATTAAGTTACGGTCACGACATGTTAAATGTGGTAATGAACGGACACCGTGTTCCTTTAAAATCGCTGCCATCGCAATATTACTAATTCGTGGTGATGCGAGCGAATTATCGGCCATCATTACAACATCTGCGCCTGCCTCCGATAGCTTTTTTGCACCTTCAACAAAGCCTTCGATTTCTAAATGACGTGGCGTGTCTAACTCTACAATTACTGAACGCTCTCGCTTTGCTTTTTCATGTAGTGGTTCATGCTTGCGAGGCTCTGCTACACGGACAAATTCTGTACGCCCCTTTGTTTCGGCCTTTTCTTCAATCGGACTTAAATTCGCTAAACGTTTTTTCGCAGCCGCAATATGCTTTGGTGTTGTTCCACAGCAACCGCCAATTAAACGCACACCTTGATTCACTAATTCTTCAGCGGCACGCGCAAAATAATCCGTTTCCGATTCATAGACAACACGCCCATCTTCTACATCTAAAAGTGAAGCATTCGGATAAGCGGATAAATAAGCATTCTTTGGTAGGCTTACTTGCTCAAATGCTTGAATTGTATGGAATGGACCAAGACGACAGTTGCTTCCAACAATATCTGCACCTAATCTTTCTAAATCATGTAGCGCCTCATTGAATGACATACCATTCTGCAATACGCCCGCTTCTTGCATTGTTACTTGCGCAATAATCGGAAGGTCTGTTAGCTCGCGCAATGCATGTACACAAAGCGATAATTCTTCAAAGTCATAATACGTTTCTAGTAAAAAGCCATCTGGTTCACCAGCTAATAGCACCTCAGCCTGTTCTTTAAATGTTGTTAAAATTTCTTCCAAGGTAGCATCGCTTTTACGAATCCCTCGAATTCCACCAATTGTTGCAAGCACATACTGTCCTCCTGGTGCTGCCGCGCGCTTGGCAATTGCTAGTGCAGCTTCATTAAATTCTTTAACACGCCCATCATAGCCGTAACGTGCTAGTTTAATAGCATTGGCACCATACGTATTTGTTTGAATAATGTCTGCGCCAGCCGCGATATATTCACTATGAATTTTTTCAATAATTTCAGGACGTGCAATATTCATTTCCTCATGACAATAATCTAATCCATATGAATATAATAATGTGCCAATCGCACCGTCTGCTGTTAGCACCTTTATTTTTAAATCTTCAAGTAAACCCATTGCTTTCACTCCATTATTCACAGTATTTTCAGTATTTTAGTGATACAAAAAAGCCTTCTTTTTTAAATAAAAAAGAAGGCTTCAATCATGACGAACTTAGTTCCCTTCTCATCTTCTGGCATTTGCCATCTGGATT
This portion of the Solibacillus daqui genome encodes:
- a CDS encoding bifunctional homocysteine S-methyltransferase/methylenetetrahydrofolate reductase produces the protein MGLLEDLKIKVLTADGAIGTLLYSYGLDYCHEEMNIARPEIIEKIHSEYIAAGADIIQTNTYGANAIKLARYGYDGRVKEFNEAALAIAKRAAAPGGQYVLATIGGIRGIRKSDATLEEILTTFKEQAEVLLAGEPDGFLLETYYDFEELSLCVHALRELTDLPIIAQVTMQEAGVLQNGMSFNEALHDLERLGADIVGSNCRLGPFHTIQAFEQVSLPKNAYLSAYPNASLLDVEDGRVVYESETDYFARAAEELVNQGVRLIGGCCGTTPKHIAAAKKRLANLSPIEEKAETKGRTEFVRVAEPRKHEPLHEKAKRERSVIVELDTPRHLEIEGFVEGAKKLSEAGADVVMMADNSLASPRISNIAMAAILKEHGVRSLPHLTCRDRNLIGLQSHLMGLDALELHDILVVTGDPTKVGDFPGATSVYDVSSMELISLIKQLNEGGSFTGKSLRKQANFSVAAAFNPNVRVLDRAVQRLEKKIEHGADYFISQPVYTKEKIIEIYEATKHLETPIYIGIMPLTSSRSAEFLHHEVPGIKLSDEVLARMAACGNDKESATKEGLAIAKELLETACQYFNGIYLITPFLRYDMTLELMEHVKQYDAKHKGEKSHV